In the genome of Cutibacterium equinum, one region contains:
- a CDS encoding pseudouridine synthase, with protein MSDEQGVRLQKVLAQAGLASRRAAEEMIAAGRVEVNGELIVEQGRRVDPERDEIRVDGSRIPTARRHVYYVLNKPQGVVSTMDDPEGRPCLSDLEGVPHGVRLFHVGRLDTETSGLILLTNDGEFANRMTHPSYKVLKTYLADVEGRVDDKVIRRLAKGVTLEDGPVKPDAVRLVQASDEHSLVEVSLHEGRNRIVRRMMDSVAHPVRRLSRTAIGPVRLRRLGRGDMRELTREELGQLLDLVEL; from the coding sequence ATGAGTGACGAGCAAGGTGTGCGGCTCCAGAAGGTGCTGGCTCAGGCTGGGTTGGCATCCCGCCGTGCTGCAGAGGAAATGATTGCGGCCGGACGAGTCGAGGTCAACGGTGAACTCATCGTTGAGCAGGGACGACGCGTCGATCCCGAGCGTGACGAGATTCGCGTCGACGGGTCCCGCATCCCCACCGCCCGACGCCACGTCTACTACGTGCTCAACAAACCGCAGGGTGTCGTGTCCACGATGGACGACCCGGAAGGACGCCCCTGCCTGTCCGACCTCGAGGGGGTGCCGCACGGTGTGCGTCTGTTCCACGTCGGGCGTCTCGACACCGAAACCTCCGGTCTCATCCTGCTGACCAACGATGGTGAATTCGCCAACCGTATGACCCATCCGTCGTACAAGGTCCTCAAGACCTACCTGGCTGACGTCGAAGGTCGGGTCGACGACAAGGTCATTCGTCGTCTTGCCAAGGGCGTCACCCTCGAGGACGGCCCAGTCAAGCCCGACGCGGTGCGGCTGGTGCAGGCTAGCGACGAGCACTCCCTGGTTGAGGTGAGTCTTCACGAGGGCCGAAACCGCATTGTGCGTCGCATGATGGACTCTGTGGCCCACCCCGTGCGCCGGCTGTCACGCACGGCGATTGGCCCGGTCCGGTTACGGCGTTTGGGGCGCGGCGACATGCGCGAACTCACCCGCGAGGAATTGGGGCAGCTTCTCGACCTCGTTGAATTGTGA
- a CDS encoding NUDIX domain-containing protein, which yields MSQERWDHDECWQVVDHQVKATGRVCDFVEDALVTPSGEHIHRQYVSHPGAVGIIALDDQDRVAVVRQYRHPVRMVLVEPPAGLLDVDGEDYLAAAQRELAEEAMLAADDWRVLVDIVTTPGGCQESLRIYLARGLHEAPRPEGFVLEGEEVSMKAGWEPLDDLVEAIYAGQCQSPTLVTGVMALELARRSGRIDRLRPATSPWPIRERPGGIDGVLGE from the coding sequence GTGAGCCAGGAACGCTGGGACCACGACGAGTGCTGGCAGGTCGTTGACCACCAGGTGAAGGCCACCGGTCGGGTGTGCGACTTCGTCGAAGACGCGCTCGTCACCCCGTCAGGCGAGCACATCCATCGTCAGTACGTGAGCCATCCAGGCGCGGTGGGCATCATCGCCCTCGATGACCAGGATCGCGTCGCGGTGGTGAGGCAGTACCGCCATCCGGTGCGCATGGTCCTCGTCGAGCCGCCTGCCGGCCTGCTCGACGTCGATGGGGAGGACTATCTGGCAGCGGCTCAACGTGAGCTGGCCGAGGAGGCCATGCTGGCTGCCGACGACTGGCGGGTTCTCGTCGACATCGTCACCACCCCGGGCGGATGCCAGGAATCCTTGCGGATCTACCTGGCTCGGGGGCTTCACGAGGCGCCGCGTCCCGAAGGCTTCGTGCTGGAGGGTGAGGAAGTGTCGATGAAGGCGGGCTGGGAGCCGCTGGACGACCTTGTCGAGGCGATTTATGCCGGACAGTGCCAGTCGCCGACCTTGGTAACCGGGGTCATGGCCCTCGAGCTGGCTCGTCGCAGTGGCCGCATCGACCGGCTGCGTCCTGCCACCTCGCCGTGGCCGATTCGTGAGCGCCCCGGTGGTATTGACGGAGTTCTTGGCGAGTGA
- a CDS encoding site-specific tyrosine recombinase XerD, producing MMSSVGEQAEDYLRHLVVERGLSDNTVQAYRRDLARYEDFLDSRTIRSLSEVTRVDVEEFRRHLDDLGLASASVTRSMVAVRNLHRFAVGAGQTPTDVTAGMSPGTGARRLPKALSVDQVEALLAAPDTQTVEGLRDAALLELLYGTGARVSEICALDVDDIRPVLDDPELGLRLIGKGNKERIVPLGSYAAKAVNAWLVRGRPSWAGAGDGDHALLLNSRGRRLSRQLAWAAIRRAGQVAGLDVEHLSPHSLRHSYATHLLDGGADVRVVQELLGHSSVTTTQIYTLVTADHLRDVYRSSHPRAV from the coding sequence GTGATGTCGAGCGTCGGTGAGCAGGCCGAGGATTACCTGCGTCACCTCGTCGTGGAGCGGGGACTGTCTGACAACACGGTGCAGGCTTACCGACGCGACCTTGCGCGCTATGAAGACTTCCTCGATTCGCGCACGATCCGATCCCTGTCGGAGGTCACCCGTGTCGACGTCGAGGAGTTCCGACGCCACCTCGACGACCTGGGGCTGGCCTCGGCGTCGGTGACCCGGTCGATGGTTGCGGTGCGTAATTTGCATCGCTTCGCGGTCGGTGCGGGGCAGACACCGACGGATGTGACGGCTGGTATGTCCCCTGGAACTGGCGCGCGCAGACTACCCAAGGCCCTGTCGGTCGACCAGGTCGAAGCTCTGCTGGCGGCACCGGATACCCAGACGGTGGAGGGTCTGCGTGACGCTGCGCTATTGGAATTGCTCTACGGCACGGGTGCGCGTGTCTCGGAGATCTGTGCCCTCGACGTCGACGACATCCGCCCTGTCCTCGACGATCCTGAGCTGGGGCTGAGGCTCATCGGCAAGGGGAACAAGGAACGCATCGTTCCGTTGGGCAGCTACGCGGCGAAGGCGGTGAACGCCTGGCTGGTGAGAGGGCGTCCGTCCTGGGCGGGGGCCGGGGATGGGGACCACGCCCTACTGCTCAACTCTCGCGGACGCAGGCTGTCGAGGCAGTTGGCATGGGCTGCGATTCGTCGCGCGGGCCAGGTTGCGGGTCTGGACGTGGAACACCTCTCGCCGCACAGTTTGCGTCACTCCTACGCCACTCACTTGCTCGACGGTGGGGCCGATGTGCGAGTGGTGCAGGAACTGTTGGGTCACTCCTCGGTGACGACGACCCAGATCTACACCTTGGTGACAGCCGACCACCTGCGCGATGTGTACCGGTCCTCCCACCCCCGGGCTGTCTGA
- a CDS encoding WYL domain-containing protein: MTARTDTARLLALIPYLRSHPGVAVTEVARVFGVTTDRVIADLKILWMVGLPGGMPDDLIDIDMDAVDSDGTITITNADALPRPMRLTPDEAWSLLAALQVISDLADDTVRPAVTSAVEKLRQVCPPFGADPVEASVEADYDPRSEWFTGACANKWRIEIVHKRGDDPTPHTQVVDPVRVEVRDGHRYLVGWSMARKQWRTWRLDRIVTGKRVGHATNHGRPPETLEWFSDVVDEVTLTLAPRAGWVAEYHPVRHVEKDGEVWKVTFAVASPTWLAELMVGLGPDLLAVDPPRAAGPAIQLARAAAAANGIELPPEQVGGES, translated from the coding sequence ATGACTGCGCGCACTGATACAGCCCGACTGCTCGCGCTCATCCCGTACTTGCGTTCCCATCCTGGAGTCGCCGTCACCGAGGTTGCTCGGGTCTTCGGAGTGACCACTGACCGGGTGATCGCTGATCTCAAGATCTTGTGGATGGTCGGCTTGCCCGGCGGCATGCCGGACGACCTCATCGACATCGACATGGACGCCGTCGACTCCGACGGCACCATCACGATCACCAATGCCGACGCCTTGCCGCGTCCCATGCGTCTGACCCCCGACGAGGCGTGGTCCCTGCTGGCTGCCCTGCAGGTCATCTCCGATCTGGCTGACGACACCGTTCGTCCTGCCGTGACGTCGGCAGTTGAGAAGCTGCGCCAGGTGTGTCCGCCGTTTGGTGCAGACCCGGTGGAGGCCAGCGTGGAGGCCGATTACGACCCGCGTTCGGAGTGGTTCACCGGGGCTTGCGCCAACAAGTGGCGCATCGAGATCGTCCACAAGCGAGGCGACGACCCGACCCCCCACACTCAGGTCGTCGACCCTGTCCGGGTGGAGGTTCGTGACGGTCATCGCTACCTCGTCGGGTGGTCGATGGCTCGCAAGCAGTGGCGAACCTGGCGTCTGGACCGCATCGTGACCGGGAAGAGGGTGGGCCACGCCACCAATCATGGCCGTCCGCCTGAGACCCTTGAGTGGTTTTCCGATGTCGTCGACGAAGTGACCCTGACCTTGGCCCCCCGGGCCGGGTGGGTCGCCGAATACCACCCGGTGCGTCACGTCGAGAAGGACGGGGAGGTGTGGAAGGTGACGTTTGCCGTCGCCTCACCGACCTGGCTTGCCGAACTCATGGTGGGTCTGGGCCCTGATCTCCTCGCCGTTGATCCGCCGCGCGCGGCTGGTCCGGCGATTCAGTTGGCGCGCGCCGCAGCCGCAGCCAATGGCATTGAACTGCCACCGGAACAGGTCGGGGGCGAGTCCTGA
- a CDS encoding helix-turn-helix transcriptional regulator, translating to MAAQRSERLVNLVIALLVTDRPLTRAQLRDMIEDYRKVSEVAFQRSFERDKEELRRIGITVESVTLDTFFGDEVGYRIPRADVELPPVQFTQAEADALATAARVWRESVLDESSTSALVKLRAAGVEPDTEAGIATQVVTGADAPSFSDLWRATIDRSQVRFGYRGGKQRTVDPWRMALRRGRWYLVGRDVDLDEPRLFRLSRISSAVTTVGEPGTVTSPEPEVIASHLNRLEPPEPEEVDVTMAVAPGVRLGVMTTRTGWDGPVPEGYEVVTGGFGGYDEAATTVLRAGGRIVLLGPEKAREVLAERIQAVVRLEEDAS from the coding sequence ATGGCTGCGCAGCGTTCGGAGAGGTTGGTCAACCTTGTCATCGCTCTGCTGGTCACTGACCGTCCGCTCACTCGTGCCCAGCTGCGCGACATGATCGAGGATTATCGCAAGGTCTCCGAGGTCGCATTCCAACGCTCCTTCGAGCGGGACAAGGAGGAACTGCGTCGCATCGGCATCACTGTGGAGTCGGTGACCCTCGACACCTTCTTCGGCGACGAGGTCGGTTACCGCATCCCTCGCGCAGACGTCGAGCTTCCTCCCGTGCAGTTCACCCAGGCTGAGGCTGACGCGCTGGCCACCGCCGCCAGAGTGTGGCGGGAGTCCGTTCTCGATGAATCCTCCACCTCCGCCCTGGTGAAGTTGCGGGCTGCTGGTGTCGAGCCCGATACCGAGGCCGGTATTGCCACGCAGGTCGTCACAGGTGCTGACGCGCCATCCTTCTCCGATCTGTGGCGGGCCACCATCGACCGCTCCCAGGTACGGTTCGGCTACCGAGGGGGTAAGCAGCGCACCGTCGACCCGTGGCGGATGGCTCTGCGTCGGGGGCGTTGGTACCTCGTCGGACGCGACGTCGACCTTGACGAGCCGCGCCTGTTCCGACTCTCGAGGATCAGTTCTGCTGTGACAACCGTAGGGGAGCCCGGCACCGTCACCAGCCCCGAACCTGAGGTCATTGCATCCCACCTCAATCGCCTGGAACCCCCCGAGCCCGAAGAGGTCGACGTCACCATGGCCGTCGCACCGGGTGTGCGTCTGGGGGTCATGACGACTCGCACCGGGTGGGACGGGCCTGTCCCCGAGGGGTACGAGGTCGTCACCGGAGGGTTCGGCGGATATGACGAGGCCGCCACCACGGTGTTGCGCGCCGGGGGACGCATCGTCCTGCTGGGCCCCGAGAAGGCTCGCGAGGTGCTCGCAGAGCGCATTCAGGCCGTTGTGCGGTTGGAGGAGGACGCCTCATGA
- a CDS encoding FKBP-type peptidyl-prolyl cis-trans isomerase — protein sequence MNCENAARAEIVLGSISGNLGQVSSNKNRSVRAATLAAVLCVSSLALASCNKSPSDATPSASASASVPASASASATPSATQTKKPTMVTNLDQIKVSGADGKAPTIEGAWPLAIAKTQSKVLKQGSGETVGKDATVKVNYHGVNGRTGKVFDSSFQRGSTADFPLSQVVPGFAKGLVGKHAGDRVLIMMPGSDAYDPQGGRPEAGIMKGDSLVFVVDVVGVPLTKAKGAAVTPASGLPTVKEVQGAPVVTIGNAKKPSGLVVQPLIKGDGHKITAKDAIDVKYRTYAWSTKELIEDGFSGPALSGSMNSVIPGWKKGLEGQTVGSRVMLIVPPADAYPNGTTNPPVKKGETLVYVIDILSAQKES from the coding sequence TTGAATTGTGAGAACGCGGCGAGGGCAGAAATTGTCCTGGGGAGTATCTCAGGTAACCTCGGGCAGGTGAGTTCGAACAAGAATCGGTCGGTCAGAGCCGCGACACTCGCCGCTGTACTGTGCGTGTCGTCCCTGGCTCTTGCCTCCTGCAACAAGTCACCTTCCGACGCCACACCGTCGGCGAGCGCCTCGGCAAGCGTTCCGGCCTCCGCCTCGGCGAGCGCGACGCCCTCGGCCACCCAGACCAAGAAGCCGACCATGGTCACGAACCTTGACCAGATCAAGGTTTCCGGCGCGGATGGCAAGGCGCCCACGATTGAGGGAGCCTGGCCGTTGGCCATCGCCAAGACCCAGTCCAAGGTGCTCAAGCAGGGTAGTGGCGAGACGGTGGGCAAGGACGCCACCGTCAAGGTGAACTACCACGGCGTCAACGGCCGTACCGGCAAGGTGTTCGACTCCTCCTTCCAGCGAGGATCCACCGCGGACTTCCCGCTGTCCCAGGTCGTTCCTGGATTCGCGAAGGGTCTTGTCGGCAAGCATGCGGGAGATCGCGTCCTCATCATGATGCCGGGGTCTGACGCCTACGACCCCCAGGGCGGCCGCCCGGAGGCTGGCATCATGAAGGGTGATTCCCTCGTCTTCGTCGTCGACGTCGTCGGTGTGCCGCTCACCAAGGCCAAGGGTGCTGCCGTGACTCCGGCGTCCGGCCTGCCCACCGTCAAGGAGGTTCAGGGAGCCCCCGTCGTGACGATCGGCAACGCCAAGAAGCCGTCCGGGCTTGTCGTCCAGCCCCTCATCAAGGGCGACGGACACAAGATCACGGCCAAGGATGCGATTGATGTCAAGTACCGCACCTATGCCTGGTCCACCAAGGAGCTCATCGAGGACGGGTTCTCCGGGCCAGCCCTCAGCGGCTCCATGAACTCGGTCATTCCCGGATGGAAGAAGGGCCTGGAGGGTCAGACGGTCGGGTCACGCGTCATGCTGATCGTCCCGCCGGCCGATGCCTACCCGAATGGCACCACCAACCCGCCGGTGAAGAAGGGCGAGACCCTCGTGTATGTCATCGACATTCTCTCGGCCCAGAAGGAGTCCTGA
- a CDS encoding twin-arginine translocase TatA/TatE family subunit — MAPLLIANEMTIIIIVFLALILFGGSRIAGVGKGAGRAIREFKEETAGLDKVKDKQAEKDIKAVEADVVKDQNTTTE, encoded by the coding sequence ATGGCTCCTCTGCTCATCGCGAACGAGATGACCATCATCATCATCGTCTTCCTCGCTCTCATTCTCTTCGGTGGTTCCCGCATCGCCGGCGTTGGCAAGGGTGCTGGTCGAGCCATCCGTGAGTTCAAGGAAGAGACCGCCGGTCTTGACAAGGTCAAGGACAAGCAGGCTGAGAAGGACATCAAGGCCGTCGAGGCTGACGTCGTCAAGGACCAGAACACCACGACTGAGTGA
- the gluQRS gene encoding tRNA glutamyl-Q(34) synthetase GluQRS: MPIASRQFLPTLPLVTDFAATHPLAQPPAAAGRFAPSPTSALHLGNLRTALAAWLLARSSRRRFVVRIEDLDQARVAAAGNIASTQLRDLETLGIDWDGPVVRQSQRLDLYADAIAGLDTYPCFCTRKEIASAVSAPNEADWRPYPGTCRTLTTSQRAQRATTRSPAIRLASHVDCYHVTDMARGQCRGRVDDLVLIRNDGTPAYNLAVVVDDGLQGVDQVVRARDLWSSAPRQSYVAALLGFDAPTYAHTGLVSAPGGQRLSKSAGAAGLTDLMAAGIERNRIMAWLCRSLGLPEVSDPHDLIGAAGLTPPCPPTLTRPLDPARLDGPLGWWSDAVLSL, from the coding sequence ATGCCCATCGCGTCACGACAATTTTTGCCTACACTGCCGCTCGTGACCGATTTTGCCGCGACTCATCCCTTGGCCCAGCCACCCGCGGCAGCAGGACGATTCGCCCCGTCCCCCACGTCGGCCCTCCATCTGGGAAATCTCCGCACCGCCTTGGCGGCCTGGCTGTTGGCCCGATCCTCGCGACGACGATTCGTGGTGCGCATTGAGGACCTGGATCAGGCGCGGGTAGCGGCCGCCGGAAACATCGCCTCGACCCAGCTACGTGACTTGGAGACTCTTGGCATCGACTGGGACGGGCCAGTCGTGCGCCAGTCGCAGCGTCTGGACCTTTACGCCGACGCCATCGCCGGGTTGGACACCTATCCCTGTTTTTGTACTCGCAAGGAGATCGCGTCAGCCGTGAGCGCCCCCAACGAGGCCGACTGGCGTCCATATCCGGGCACCTGTCGAACCCTGACCACCTCACAGCGCGCGCAACGGGCGACGACGCGCTCGCCGGCCATCCGGTTGGCCAGTCACGTCGATTGCTACCACGTCACCGACATGGCTCGGGGACAGTGCCGGGGACGAGTCGACGATCTCGTCCTGATCCGTAACGACGGCACCCCGGCATACAACCTCGCGGTCGTCGTCGATGACGGGCTGCAGGGAGTCGATCAGGTAGTTCGGGCCAGGGATCTGTGGTCCTCGGCGCCGCGTCAGTCTTATGTGGCCGCATTGTTGGGGTTCGACGCCCCGACCTATGCGCACACCGGTCTGGTCAGCGCCCCCGGCGGTCAGCGTCTGTCCAAATCAGCGGGGGCTGCCGGGTTGACCGATCTCATGGCTGCCGGGATCGAACGCAATCGCATCATGGCGTGGCTGTGTCGGTCATTGGGGCTTCCGGAGGTCAGCGACCCGCATGACCTCATCGGGGCTGCCGGGTTGACCCCGCCGTGTCCCCCGACCCTGACCAGACCGCTGGACCCCGCACGCCTGGATGGTCCGCTGGGATGGTGGAGTGACGCCGTGCTGTCGTTGTAA
- the tatC gene encoding twin-arginine translocase subunit TatC yields MATDTPVEQAEAPQTDGEDHRRFARFRPPQAGEGGTMSLLDHVREIRYRIIVSFIAVVITSSVAFVFYRPLVEIIMYPYQQASNAIKDKNPTASLQVVNTGVVAPFVLNMRVAVVAGLIAACPIWLYEIWAFIVPGLLVNEKKWALRFLGSAIPLFLIGSALGYWVLPKGITLMLNFTPHGMGITNLLDMNAFLALEIRVILLFGVSFLLPVVLVLLNLVQVLSSAQLKAARKWSIFGFFCLGAFVNPSGDPISMCALAVPLSIMYVIAEWICRSNERKRKTDGLGIDKSEFDIQID; encoded by the coding sequence ATGGCCACGGATACTCCGGTCGAGCAGGCCGAGGCGCCACAGACCGACGGTGAGGATCACCGTCGGTTCGCTCGGTTCCGTCCTCCCCAGGCCGGGGAGGGCGGCACGATGTCGCTCCTGGATCACGTCCGGGAGATCCGTTACCGGATCATCGTGTCGTTCATCGCGGTGGTCATCACAAGCTCCGTGGCCTTCGTGTTCTACCGGCCGCTCGTCGAGATCATCATGTATCCCTACCAGCAGGCCAGCAACGCGATCAAGGACAAGAACCCGACCGCGTCCCTCCAGGTTGTCAATACCGGTGTCGTCGCCCCGTTCGTGTTGAACATGAGGGTGGCCGTCGTGGCCGGACTCATCGCGGCATGTCCGATCTGGCTGTACGAGATCTGGGCCTTCATCGTGCCTGGCCTGCTCGTCAACGAGAAGAAGTGGGCGCTGAGATTCCTGGGATCGGCCATTCCCCTGTTCCTCATTGGTTCGGCGCTGGGATATTGGGTGCTTCCCAAGGGCATCACCCTGATGCTGAACTTCACTCCTCACGGCATGGGCATCACCAACCTGCTCGACATGAATGCCTTCCTGGCCCTGGAAATCCGTGTCATCCTGCTGTTCGGTGTGAGCTTCCTGCTTCCAGTGGTCCTGGTGTTGCTCAACTTGGTCCAGGTGCTGTCGTCAGCACAGTTGAAGGCGGCTCGCAAGTGGTCCATCTTCGGGTTCTTCTGCCTGGGTGCCTTCGTCAATCCCTCTGGTGACCCCATCTCCATGTGTGCGTTGGCCGTCCCGCTGAGCATCATGTACGTCATTGCCGAGTGGATTTGCCGCAGCAATGAGCGCAAACGCAAAACTGACGGCCTGGGCATCGACAAGTCTGAATTCGACATCCAGATCGACTGA
- a CDS encoding CTP synthase yields MGTGNHSSKHVFVTGGVVSSLGKGLTASSLGSLLKARGLKVTMQKLDPYLNVDPGTMNPFQHGEVFVTEDGAETDLDIGHYERFLNENLSGQANVTTGKVYSAVIAKERRGDYLGDTVQVIPHITNEIKERMLAMEEGHPDVVIHEIGGTVGDIESLPFLEAARQVRHEIGRENVFFLHVSLVPYIKPSGEMKTKPTQHSVAALREVGIQPDAIVCRSERPLGKGIKSKIALMCDVEGPAVVSCPDASSIYLIPKVLHHEGLDAYVVQKLSLFFRDVDWTTWDDLLERVRKPRGEVTVALVGKYIDLPDAYLSVTEALRAGGFANKAKVNVVWVASDSCVTPEGAAQQLKDTDAICVPGGFGIRGVEGKIGAIRYAREHQVPFLGLCLGMQCAVIEVARDLAGIEGAASSEFDPQTADPVIATMAEQVDAVSGKGDLGGTMRLGAYPAKLAKDSLVAELYGTTTVSERHRHRYEVNNAYRDRLEAAGLRISGTSPDGGLAEFVELDRQVHPYFVATQAHPELKSRPTHAHPLFRGLIAAALDHAKGSATDTPGEAATKEAGK; encoded by the coding sequence GTGGGCACCGGCAATCACTCCAGCAAGCACGTATTCGTCACCGGAGGAGTCGTCTCCTCCTTGGGAAAGGGGCTCACGGCCTCTTCCCTCGGGTCTTTGCTCAAGGCTCGTGGCCTCAAGGTCACGATGCAGAAGCTTGACCCCTACCTCAATGTCGATCCGGGGACGATGAACCCGTTCCAGCATGGTGAGGTCTTCGTCACCGAGGATGGTGCCGAAACCGATCTGGACATCGGCCACTACGAGCGATTCCTCAACGAGAACCTGTCCGGACAGGCCAATGTCACCACCGGCAAGGTCTACTCGGCTGTCATCGCCAAGGAACGTCGAGGCGATTACCTGGGCGACACCGTTCAGGTCATTCCTCACATCACCAACGAGATCAAGGAACGCATGTTGGCGATGGAGGAGGGCCATCCTGATGTCGTCATCCATGAGATCGGCGGCACTGTCGGTGACATCGAGTCGTTGCCCTTCCTCGAGGCGGCCCGTCAGGTTCGTCACGAGATCGGCAGGGAGAACGTCTTCTTCCTGCACGTTTCCCTGGTTCCCTACATCAAACCGTCCGGTGAGATGAAGACCAAGCCCACCCAGCACTCCGTGGCGGCCCTGCGCGAGGTCGGTATCCAGCCTGACGCCATCGTGTGCCGTTCCGAGCGCCCGCTGGGCAAGGGGATCAAGTCCAAGATCGCGCTCATGTGTGACGTCGAGGGCCCGGCCGTCGTCTCGTGTCCGGATGCGTCGTCGATCTACCTCATTCCCAAGGTCTTGCACCACGAGGGCCTGGACGCCTATGTCGTGCAGAAGCTCAGCCTGTTCTTCCGCGATGTCGACTGGACGACCTGGGACGATCTCCTGGAGCGAGTCCGCAAGCCGCGTGGCGAGGTGACGGTGGCTCTGGTCGGCAAGTACATCGATCTGCCGGACGCCTACCTGTCGGTGACAGAGGCCTTGCGTGCTGGCGGATTCGCCAACAAGGCCAAGGTCAATGTCGTGTGGGTGGCCTCGGACTCCTGTGTGACCCCCGAGGGTGCTGCCCAGCAGCTCAAGGATACTGACGCCATTTGTGTCCCCGGCGGGTTCGGTATCCGTGGTGTCGAGGGCAAGATCGGTGCCATTCGTTATGCCCGCGAGCACCAAGTGCCCTTCCTGGGCCTGTGCTTGGGCATGCAGTGCGCGGTCATCGAGGTCGCTCGTGACCTGGCTGGCATCGAGGGCGCTGCCTCCAGCGAGTTCGACCCGCAGACCGCCGACCCGGTCATCGCGACGATGGCCGAGCAGGTCGACGCCGTGTCCGGCAAGGGAGATCTGGGTGGCACCATGCGCCTGGGGGCCTACCCTGCCAAGCTTGCCAAGGATTCCCTGGTGGCCGAGCTCTACGGCACGACGACGGTCTCTGAGCGTCACCGACACCGCTACGAGGTCAACAACGCCTACCGAGATCGCCTTGAGGCCGCAGGTCTGCGGATCAGCGGAACCTCTCCTGACGGAGGTCTGGCCGAGTTCGTCGAGCTCGATCGCCAGGTGCACCCGTACTTCGTGGCCACCCAGGCCCATCCGGAACTCAAGTCCCGCCCGACTCACGCCCACCCGCTGTTCCGCGGACTCATTGCCGCCGCCCTCGACCACGCCAAGGGCAGCGCCACCGACACTCCCGGGGAGGCTGCCACCAAGGAGGCAGGCAAGTGA
- a CDS encoding ParA family protein, with product MSETDTEPLFRVPGPGRQAKDAAENSVGPTGRPLPDLPEPTPVPDGPKNATVIAMCNQKGGVGKTTTTINLGAGLAEYGRKVLLVDFDPQGSLSVGLGVNPHTLDKSIYTLLMSRRDDIHDVIQPTETEGMDLLPANIDLSAAEVQLVSEVAREQTLKRVIDRVRGEYDMILIDCAPSLGLLTINALTASDYVIMPLECEFFALRGIALLTDTIEKVQDRLNPDLEILGILGTMFDPRTLHAREVMERVVQAFGDVVFHTVIKRTIKFPETTVAGEPITSYASSSAGAQAYRDLAKEVLARCRAA from the coding sequence GTGTCCGAGACAGACACCGAACCGCTGTTCCGCGTCCCTGGGCCGGGCCGGCAGGCCAAGGATGCTGCCGAGAACTCCGTCGGTCCGACCGGACGCCCGCTTCCCGATCTTCCTGAGCCGACGCCGGTTCCCGACGGGCCTAAGAATGCCACCGTCATCGCGATGTGTAACCAGAAGGGTGGAGTTGGCAAGACGACGACGACCATCAACCTGGGCGCTGGTCTGGCCGAATACGGCCGCAAGGTTCTCCTCGTCGACTTTGATCCGCAGGGATCCCTGTCAGTGGGGCTGGGCGTCAACCCGCACACCCTGGACAAGTCGATCTACACCCTCCTGATGTCTCGTCGTGATGACATCCATGACGTCATTCAGCCCACCGAGACCGAGGGCATGGACCTGTTGCCGGCCAATATTGACCTGTCGGCTGCAGAGGTGCAGCTCGTCAGCGAGGTGGCCCGCGAGCAGACCCTCAAGCGAGTCATTGATCGTGTCCGTGGCGAGTACGACATGATTCTCATCGACTGCGCGCCGTCCCTCGGGCTGCTGACCATCAATGCCCTGACCGCCTCTGACTATGTCATCATGCCGCTGGAATGCGAGTTCTTCGCCCTGCGCGGTATCGCCCTGCTCACCGACACCATTGAGAAGGTGCAGGATCGCCTCAACCCGGATCTGGAGATTCTCGGCATCCTCGGCACGATGTTCGACCCGCGTACCCTGCATGCCCGCGAGGTCATGGAGCGCGTGGTTCAAGCCTTCGGGGACGTCGTCTTCCACACCGTCATCAAGCGCACCATCAAGTTCCCCGAGACAACCGTGGCCGGGGAGCCCATCACCAGCTATGCCTCGTCGTCTGCGGGTGCTCAGGCCTACCGGGACCTGGCCAAGGAGGTGTTGGCTCGATGCCGCGCCGCGTGA